One window of the Streptomyces asoensis genome contains the following:
- a CDS encoding ABC transporter ATP-binding protein, whose translation MTTSPLADRTTAVAARATDLSKIYGQGETQVVALDRVSVDFRQAEFTAIMGPSGSGKSTLMHCVAGLDSFSSGSVRIGDTELGALKDKQLTKLRRDKIGFIFQAFNLLPTLTAIENITLPMDIAGRKPDKEWLEKVIRMVGLADRLGHRPSQLSGGQQQRVAVARALASRPDIIFGDEPTGNLDSRSGAEVLGFLRNSVRELGQTVVMVTHDPVAAAYADRVIFLADGRIVDEVYGPTADSVLDRMKQFDAKGRTS comes from the coding sequence GTGACCACCAGCCCCCTCGCCGACCGGACCACCGCCGTGGCCGCACGCGCCACGGACCTGTCGAAGATCTACGGACAGGGCGAGACCCAGGTGGTCGCTCTGGACCGGGTCTCGGTCGACTTCCGGCAGGCCGAGTTCACCGCGATCATGGGGCCGTCCGGCTCCGGCAAGTCCACGCTGATGCACTGCGTGGCGGGCCTCGACAGCTTCTCCTCCGGCTCCGTGCGCATCGGCGACACCGAGCTCGGCGCGCTGAAGGACAAGCAGCTCACCAAGCTGCGCCGGGACAAGATCGGGTTCATCTTCCAGGCGTTCAACCTGCTGCCGACGCTGACGGCGATCGAGAACATCACGCTCCCGATGGACATCGCGGGCCGTAAGCCGGACAAGGAGTGGCTGGAAAAGGTCATCCGGATGGTGGGGCTCGCCGACCGGCTGGGCCACCGGCCCTCGCAGCTCTCCGGCGGTCAGCAGCAGCGCGTCGCCGTCGCCCGCGCCCTCGCCTCCCGGCCCGACATCATCTTCGGTGACGAGCCGACCGGAAACCTCGACTCGCGTTCGGGCGCCGAGGTGCTGGGCTTCCTGCGCAACTCGGTGCGGGAGCTGGGGCAGACGGTGGTGATGGTGACCCACGACCCGGTGGCGGCGGCCTACGCGGACCGGGTGATCTTCCTGGCGGACGGGCGGATCGTCGACGAGGTGTACGGCCCGACGGCCGACTCGGTGCTCGACCGGATGAAGCAGTTCGACGCCAAGGGCCGCACCAGCTGA
- the eno gene encoding phosphopyruvate hydratase, with product MLVPSIDVVVAREILDSRGNPTVEVEVGLDDGSTGRAAVPSGASTGAFEAIELRDGDPNRYLGKGVEKAVLAVIEQIGPELVGYDATEQRLIDQAMFDLDATDNKGSLGANAILGVSLAVAHAASEASDLPLFRYLGGPNAHLLPVPMMNILNGGSHADSNVDIQEFMIAPIGAESFSEALRWGAEVYHTLKKVLKTKGLSTGLGDEGGFAPNLESNRAALDLIIEAIQQAGYVPGEQIALALDVAASEFYKDGKYEFEGKSRSAAEMTEYYEELVSAYPLVSIEDPLYEDDWAGWKVITDKLGDKVQIVGDDLFVTNPERLARGIEEGSANALLVKVNQIGSLTETLDAVEMAQRNGFKCMMSHRSGETEDVTIADLAVAVNCGQIKTGAPARSDRVAKYNQLLRIEEILDDAAVYAGRSAFPRFKG from the coding sequence ATGCTCGTGCCGTCCATCGACGTCGTCGTAGCCCGGGAAATCCTGGACTCCCGAGGCAACCCCACGGTCGAGGTCGAGGTCGGCCTCGACGACGGCAGCACGGGTCGTGCCGCCGTTCCGTCCGGCGCCTCCACCGGTGCCTTCGAGGCCATCGAGCTCCGCGACGGTGACCCCAACCGCTACCTCGGCAAGGGTGTCGAGAAGGCCGTCCTCGCCGTCATCGAGCAGATCGGCCCGGAGCTCGTCGGCTACGACGCCACCGAGCAGCGCCTGATCGACCAGGCCATGTTCGACCTGGACGCCACCGACAACAAGGGCTCGCTCGGCGCCAACGCCATCCTCGGCGTCTCGCTCGCCGTCGCCCACGCCGCCTCCGAGGCCAGCGACCTGCCGCTGTTCCGCTACCTGGGCGGCCCCAACGCGCACCTGCTGCCGGTGCCGATGATGAACATCCTGAACGGCGGCTCGCACGCCGACTCCAACGTGGACATCCAGGAGTTCATGATCGCCCCGATCGGCGCGGAGTCCTTCTCCGAGGCCCTGCGCTGGGGTGCTGAGGTCTACCACACCCTCAAGAAGGTGCTGAAGACCAAGGGCCTGTCCACCGGCCTCGGCGACGAGGGCGGCTTCGCCCCGAACCTGGAGTCCAACCGCGCCGCGCTCGACCTCATCATCGAGGCCATCCAGCAGGCCGGTTACGTCCCCGGTGAGCAGATCGCGCTCGCGCTCGACGTCGCCGCGTCCGAGTTCTACAAGGACGGCAAGTACGAGTTCGAGGGCAAGTCCCGCTCGGCCGCCGAGATGACCGAGTACTACGAGGAGCTCGTCTCCGCGTACCCGCTCGTCTCCATCGAGGACCCGCTGTACGAGGACGACTGGGCCGGCTGGAAGGTCATCACCGACAAGCTGGGCGACAAGGTCCAGATCGTCGGCGACGACCTCTTCGTCACCAACCCCGAGCGTCTGGCCCGCGGCATCGAGGAGGGCTCCGCCAACGCCCTGCTCGTCAAGGTCAACCAGATCGGTTCGCTGACCGAGACCCTGGACGCCGTCGAGATGGCCCAGCGCAACGGCTTCAAGTGCATGATGTCCCACCGCTCCGGCGAGACCGAGGACGTCACCATCGCCGACCTCGCCGTCGCGGTGAACTGCGGTCAGATCAAGACCGGTGCCCCGGCCCGCTCGGACCGCGTCGCCAAGTACAACCAGCTGCTGCGCATCGAGGAGATCCTCGACGACGCCGCGGTGTACGCCGGCCGCAGCGCCTTCCCGCGCTTCAAGGGCTGA
- a CDS encoding SAM-dependent methyltransferase translates to MADAAPRLHALVEQLLGAPFPVRVRAWDGSQAGPPAAPILVVRNRRALRRLLFKPGELGLARAWVAGDLGIEGDLYTALDLLSGLIWQRGEDARTLGQALRDPDFRSAVRGLLKLAGPPLPPAPPGEEIRRTGHLHTRRTDRRAISHHYDVGNDFYALVLGPSMVYSCAYWESGDSTLELAQHDKLELVCRKLDLRPGSRLLDVGCGWGSLAIHAAREHGATVVGITLSQEQAAFARKRVADAGLTDKVEIRVQDYRDVADGPFDAVSSIGMAEHVGSEKYLEYAQVLFALLRSGGRLLNHQIARRPQRDESAYGVDSFIDAYVFPDGELAPVGTTVGQLERAGFEVRDVESIREHYALTLRRWVARLEADWDRAVHLTSPGRARVWRLYMAASAVAFERNQIGVNQVLAVRTPGSGDSGMPLRARTWN, encoded by the coding sequence ATGGCTGACGCCGCGCCGCGGCTCCATGCCCTCGTCGAGCAGTTGCTGGGAGCCCCTTTCCCGGTCCGCGTGCGTGCCTGGGACGGTTCGCAGGCGGGTCCGCCCGCCGCGCCGATCCTGGTCGTACGCAATCGCCGGGCCCTGCGGCGGCTCCTCTTCAAGCCCGGCGAGCTCGGCCTCGCCCGCGCCTGGGTGGCCGGTGACCTGGGGATCGAGGGGGACCTGTACACCGCTCTCGATCTGCTCTCCGGCCTGATCTGGCAGCGCGGCGAGGACGCCCGTACGCTCGGGCAGGCGCTGCGCGACCCGGACTTCCGTTCGGCGGTGCGCGGCCTGCTGAAACTCGCCGGACCGCCGCTGCCGCCCGCCCCGCCGGGTGAAGAGATCCGCCGGACCGGCCACCTCCACACCCGCCGCACCGACCGACGCGCCATCAGCCACCACTACGACGTCGGCAACGACTTCTACGCGCTGGTCCTCGGCCCGTCCATGGTCTACTCGTGCGCCTACTGGGAGTCCGGGGACAGCACCCTCGAACTCGCCCAGCACGACAAGCTCGAACTCGTCTGCCGCAAACTGGACCTGAGACCCGGATCGCGGCTGCTGGACGTCGGCTGCGGCTGGGGCTCCCTCGCCATCCACGCGGCCCGCGAGCACGGTGCGACCGTCGTCGGGATCACCCTCTCCCAGGAGCAGGCGGCGTTCGCCCGTAAGCGCGTCGCCGACGCCGGGCTCACCGACAAGGTCGAGATCCGCGTCCAGGACTACCGGGACGTCGCCGACGGGCCGTTCGACGCGGTCTCCTCCATCGGCATGGCGGAACACGTCGGCTCCGAGAAGTACCTGGAGTACGCGCAGGTCCTGTTCGCGCTGCTCCGGTCCGGCGGCCGACTGCTCAACCACCAGATCGCCCGCCGTCCGCAGCGCGACGAGTCGGCGTACGGCGTGGACTCGTTCATCGACGCCTACGTCTTCCCGGACGGCGAACTCGCCCCCGTCGGCACCACGGTGGGCCAGCTCGAACGCGCGGGCTTCGAGGTCCGTGACGTCGAGTCGATCCGCGAGCACTACGCCCTCACCCTGCGCCGCTGGGTGGCCCGTCTGGAGGCCGACTGGGACCGGGCCGTCCACCTCACCAGCCCCGGTCGCGCCCGGGTCTGGCGGCTCTACATGGCCGCCTCCGCCGTCGCCTTCGAACGCAACCAGATCGGCGTCAACCAGGTCCTGGCCGTCCGGACCCCCGGATCGGGCGACTCCGGGATGCCGCTGCGCGCCCGCACCTGGAACTGA
- a CDS encoding FtsB family cell division protein, with amino-acid sequence MAVKDRDRFSTATRIKLLGEQTAARVYRSQTKRQARRSRLTGRAALLALVLCTLIVALAYPMRQYVSQRAEIADLEREKQQASERVEQLRDLKARWQDDAYAEQQIRQRLHYVLPGETGFVVIDPDAAKQSRADLGATDRPWYSNVWDGVDKSDASDQ; translated from the coding sequence GTGGCCGTGAAGGACCGGGACCGTTTCTCCACCGCGACCAGGATCAAGCTGCTCGGCGAGCAGACCGCGGCCCGGGTCTACCGCTCCCAGACCAAGCGCCAGGCCCGCCGCTCCCGGCTCACCGGCCGCGCCGCGCTCCTCGCGCTCGTCCTGTGCACGCTGATCGTGGCCCTGGCCTACCCGATGCGCCAGTACGTCTCCCAGCGCGCCGAGATCGCCGATCTGGAGCGCGAGAAGCAGCAGGCCAGCGAACGTGTCGAGCAGCTGCGCGACCTCAAGGCGCGCTGGCAGGACGACGCCTACGCCGAGCAGCAGATCCGGCAGCGGCTGCACTACGTGCTGCCGGGGGAGACCGGGTTCGTGGTGATCGACCCGGACGCGGCCAAGCAGTCCCGCGCCGACCTCGGCGCGACCGACCGCCCCTGGTACTCGAACGTCTGGGACGGCGTCGACAAGTCCGACGCCTCCGACCAGTGA
- a CDS encoding transglycosylase family protein, translating into MLFSGKGKHRRPSKATRVATLAGVTGVAIAAPLMAAGNASAATASEWDAVAQCESGGNWSINTGNGYYGGLQFSASTWAAYGGTAYASQANQASKSQQIAIGEKVLAGQGKGAWPVCGTGLSGAAYNGSSADSSSSGSSSSSGSAGSSNSGSTSSRSTEEQSASRSTDRPAASKTVTTPTGKKVKKGDGEYKVVKGDTLSSIAEKHKVKGGWAKLFELNKDIVDDADLIYPGQQLHLK; encoded by the coding sequence ATGCTGTTTTCCGGTAAGGGCAAGCACCGCCGTCCCTCCAAGGCGACCCGGGTCGCCACGCTCGCCGGCGTCACCGGCGTCGCCATCGCCGCCCCGCTGATGGCGGCCGGCAACGCCTCCGCCGCCACCGCCTCCGAGTGGGACGCGGTCGCCCAGTGCGAGTCCGGCGGCAACTGGTCCATCAACACCGGCAACGGCTACTACGGCGGCCTCCAGTTCTCCGCGTCCACCTGGGCCGCGTACGGCGGCACGGCCTACGCCTCGCAGGCCAACCAGGCCTCCAAGTCCCAGCAGATAGCCATCGGCGAGAAGGTCCTCGCAGGTCAGGGCAAGGGTGCCTGGCCGGTCTGTGGTACCGGCCTGTCGGGCGCCGCCTACAACGGCTCGAGCGCCGACTCCTCGAGCTCCGGCTCGTCCAGCTCCTCCGGTTCCGCCGGCTCGTCGAACAGCGGCAGCACCAGCAGCCGCTCGACCGAGGAGCAGAGCGCCTCCCGCTCGACCGACCGCCCGGCCGCCTCCAAGACGGTCACCACCCCGACCGGCAAGAAGGTCAAGAAGGGCGACGGCGAGTACAAGGTCGTCAAGGGCGACACCCTCAGCTCCATCGCCGAGAAGCACAAGGTCAAGGGTGGCTGGGCGAAGCTGTTCGAGCTGAACAAGGACATCGTCGACGACGCCGACCTCATCTACCCGGGCCAGCAGCTGCACCTGAAGTGA
- a CDS encoding NAD(P)/FAD-dependent oxidoreductase: MSTTERPRILVVGGGYVGLYAARRIMKKMRYGEATVTVVDPRSYMTYQPFLPETAAGNISPRHVVVPLRRVLPKAEVLTGRVTTIDQDRKVATIAPLVGEAYELPFDYLVIALGAVSRTFPIPGLAEQGIGMKGVEEAIGLRNHVLEQLDKADSTTDEEIRRKALTFVFIGGGFAGAETIGEVEDLARDAAKYYKTVSREDMRFILVDAADKILPEVGPKLGQYGKEHLEGRGVEIYLSTSMDSCVDGHVVLKNGLEVDSNTIVWTAGVKPNPVLARYGLPLGPRGHVDTAPTLQVQGTDYIWAAGDNAQVPDVAARKAGVENAWCPPNAQHALRQAKVLGDNVISGMRGFPQKEYSHSNKGAVAGLGLHKGVAMIVMGKVKIKLKGRLAWYMHRGYHGMAMPTWNRKIRVFADWTLGMFLKREVVALGALESPREEFYEAAKPAPVAAKPAAEKTENEKAKAS, translated from the coding sequence ATGAGCACCACGGAGCGTCCCAGGATCCTCGTAGTAGGCGGTGGGTACGTAGGCCTGTACGCAGCTCGGCGCATCATGAAGAAGATGCGCTACGGCGAGGCGACCGTCACGGTCGTCGACCCCCGGTCGTACATGACCTACCAGCCCTTCCTCCCCGAAACCGCCGCCGGCAACATCTCCCCGCGCCACGTCGTCGTCCCGCTGCGACGCGTGCTGCCCAAGGCGGAGGTCCTCACCGGCCGGGTCACCACCATCGACCAGGACCGCAAGGTCGCCACGATCGCCCCGCTGGTCGGCGAGGCGTACGAGCTGCCCTTCGACTACCTGGTGATCGCGCTCGGCGCGGTCTCCCGCACCTTCCCGATCCCCGGCCTCGCCGAACAGGGCATCGGTATGAAGGGTGTCGAGGAGGCCATCGGCCTGCGCAACCACGTCCTCGAGCAGCTCGACAAGGCCGACTCCACGACCGACGAGGAGATCCGCCGCAAGGCGCTCACCTTCGTCTTCATCGGCGGCGGTTTCGCCGGTGCGGAGACCATCGGTGAGGTCGAGGATCTGGCCCGGGACGCGGCCAAGTACTACAAGACGGTGTCCCGCGAGGACATGCGCTTCATCCTCGTCGACGCCGCCGACAAGATCCTTCCCGAGGTCGGCCCCAAGCTGGGCCAGTACGGCAAGGAGCACCTCGAGGGCCGCGGTGTGGAGATCTACCTCTCCACCTCCATGGACTCCTGCGTCGACGGCCACGTGGTGCTGAAGAACGGCCTCGAGGTCGACTCCAACACCATCGTGTGGACGGCGGGCGTCAAGCCCAACCCGGTGCTGGCCCGCTACGGCCTGCCGCTGGGCCCCCGCGGTCACGTCGACACGGCCCCGACCCTCCAGGTCCAGGGCACCGACTACATCTGGGCCGCCGGCGACAACGCCCAGGTCCCGGACGTCGCCGCCCGCAAGGCCGGCGTCGAGAACGCCTGGTGCCCGCCGAACGCGCAGCACGCGCTGCGGCAGGCCAAGGTCCTCGGCGACAACGTGATCTCCGGTATGCGGGGCTTCCCGCAGAAGGAGTACTCGCACTCCAACAAGGGTGCGGTGGCGGGCCTCGGCCTCCACAAGGGCGTCGCGATGATCGTCATGGGCAAGGTGAAGATCAAGCTCAAGGGCCGTCTCGCCTGGTACATGCACCGCGGCTACCACGGCATGGCGATGCCGACGTGGAACCGTAAGATCCGCGTCTTCGCCGACTGGACGCTCGGCATGTTCCTCAAGCGTGAGGTCGTGGCGCTGGGTGCGCTGGAGTCCCCGCGCGAGGAGTTCTACGAGGCCGCGAAGCCGGCGCCGGTCGCCGCGAAGCCGGCCGCCGAGAAGACCGAGAACGAGAAGGCCAAGGCCTCCTGA
- a CDS encoding DUF501 domain-containing protein, whose product MQTPPPTTPRTEPTDADVEAFKQQLGRPPRGLRAIAHRCPCGEPDVVETAPRLPDGTPFPTLYYLTCPKANSAIGTLEANGVMKEMTERLQSDPELAASYRAAHEDYIRRRDEIEELKNFPSAGGMPDRVKCLHVLVAHSLAAGPGVNPLGDEALEMLPEWWRKGTCVAPGRQDDAKEAAR is encoded by the coding sequence ATGCAAACGCCCCCGCCGACCACCCCGCGCACCGAGCCCACCGACGCGGACGTCGAGGCCTTCAAGCAGCAGCTCGGACGGCCGCCGCGCGGTCTGCGCGCGATCGCGCACCGCTGCCCGTGCGGCGAGCCGGACGTCGTGGAGACGGCCCCCCGCCTGCCCGACGGCACGCCCTTCCCGACGCTGTACTACCTGACGTGCCCGAAGGCCAACTCGGCCATCGGCACGCTCGAGGCGAACGGCGTGATGAAGGAGATGACGGAGCGGCTCCAGAGCGACCCGGAGCTGGCCGCCTCCTACCGCGCCGCGCACGAGGACTACATCCGGCGCCGGGACGAGATCGAGGAGCTGAAGAACTTCCCCAGCGCGGGCGGCATGCCGGACCGTGTGAAGTGCCTGCACGTGCTCGTCGCGCACTCCCTGGCCGCAGGCCCGGGCGTGAACCCCCTCGGCGACGAGGCCCTGGAGATGCTCCCGGAGTGGTGGCGCAAGGGCACGTGCGTGGCGCCGGGCCGGCAGGACGACGCGAAGGAGGCCGCCCGGTGA
- a CDS encoding Ppx/GppA phosphatase family protein produces the protein MTRVAAVDCGTNSIRLLVADADPETGELVDLDRRMTIVRLGQGVDRTGRLAPEALERTFAACREYAAAIKEYGAQRLRFVATSASRDAENRDEFVRGVLDILGVEPEVITGDQEAEFSFTGATKELKGRADLAKPFLVVDIGGGSTEFVVGDDRVRAARSVDVGCVRMTERHLVVDGKVIDPPTAGQIAAMRADIEAALDLAERTVPLREARTLVGLAGSVTTVAAIALGLEAYDSTKIHHARIGLDRVRSISDDLLQATHEQRAAHPAMHPGRVDVIAAGALVLVAIMERIGAEEVVVSEHDILDGIAWSIA, from the coding sequence GTGACCCGGGTCGCCGCCGTCGACTGCGGTACGAACTCGATCCGCCTCCTCGTCGCCGACGCCGACCCGGAGACCGGCGAGCTGGTCGACCTGGACCGCCGGATGACGATCGTCCGCCTCGGCCAGGGCGTCGACCGCACCGGCCGGCTCGCCCCCGAGGCGCTGGAGCGGACCTTCGCGGCCTGTCGGGAGTACGCGGCCGCCATCAAGGAGTACGGCGCGCAGCGGCTGCGCTTCGTCGCCACCTCCGCCTCCCGGGACGCGGAGAACCGGGACGAGTTCGTGCGCGGGGTGCTGGACATCCTCGGCGTCGAGCCCGAGGTCATCACCGGCGACCAGGAGGCCGAGTTCTCCTTCACCGGCGCCACGAAGGAACTGAAGGGGCGCGCCGATCTGGCCAAGCCCTTCCTGGTGGTGGACATCGGCGGCGGCTCGACCGAGTTCGTGGTCGGCGACGACCGGGTGCGCGCCGCGCGCTCCGTCGACGTGGGCTGCGTACGGATGACGGAGCGGCACCTGGTCGTGGACGGGAAGGTCATCGACCCGCCCACCGCCGGGCAGATCGCGGCGATGCGCGCCGACATCGAGGCCGCCCTCGACCTCGCCGAGCGGACGGTCCCGCTGCGCGAGGCGCGCACCCTGGTCGGCCTGGCCGGCTCGGTGACGACGGTCGCGGCGATCGCCCTGGGACTGGAGGCGTACGACTCCACGAAGATCCACCACGCGCGGATCGGTCTCGACCGGGTCAGGAGCATCAGCGACGACCTTCTCCAGGCCACTCACGAACAGCGCGCGGCGCATCCGGCGATGCACCCGGGCCGGGTGGACGTGATCGCGGCGGGCGCGCTCGTCCTGGTGGCGATCATGGAGCGGATCGGCGCGGAGGAGGTCGTCGTGAGCGAGCACGACATCCTCGACGGCATCGCCTGGTCGATCGCGTGA
- a CDS encoding ABC transporter permease produces the protein MFRTALRNVLAHKARLLMTVLAVMLGVAFVSGTLVFTNTLSDALQKSSAKGFDQVDVAVTAEAQDDVGDRIVKTPELTQALLEQSAKVPGAASAIGVVNGFTAIADKGGKLIGGGFQSQGGNYWGDKDARYPLATGHAPSGADEVVIDSRTAERAGYKVGDTVRISVDGPVLTPKITGIFTTDDGNVAAGGSLALFDTATAQTLFGKTGTYDEIDVQAAAGTSQSALKSALDTALPKDKVETVTGRQLAADQAEMISASMSGMKQGLLVFAGIALFVGTFIIANTFTMLVAQRTKELALMRAVGASRRQVTRSVLIEAFVVGTIAGVTGLVAGIGIGAGLRSLLGTLGATVPDGPLVVSPGTIAAALVVGVVITMLAAWLPGRRAAKIPPVAAMSSVHATASTKSLVLRNTLGALFSAAGVAVVLAATTMSGSDGQAPMGLGAVLLIIGVFILTPLLSRPLIAAAAPVLRIFGVSGKLARQNSVRNPRRTAATASALMIGLTLITGMTVMAGSLQKSIDKMASSAIRADYVVSMANGNELSADIDEKLKATDGVTATSPMRNAPGRIDGTTEYLTGVTGSTIGALTDLKVDDGSFKVGGGQVVVDDATAESHGWKAGSSFTVNYEDGKKQQLTVSGVYKGNELIEGILLDNAALTPHLADPTDMRVMVKTSGGTSDGTKDRLEKALGSNPAIKVQSKKDLSDEVAKMFTLMLNMLYGLLAMAVIVAVLGVINTLAMSVFERSQEIGMLRAIGLDRRSVKRMVRLESLVISLFGGVLGIGLGVFFGWAAGELLGTSMPTYELVVPWARMAVFLSLAAGVGILAALWPARRASRLNMLAAIKSE, from the coding sequence ATGTTCCGTACCGCCTTGCGCAACGTACTCGCGCACAAGGCCCGGCTCCTGATGACCGTGCTCGCCGTGATGCTCGGCGTGGCCTTCGTGTCGGGGACCCTGGTCTTCACCAACACCCTCTCCGACGCCCTCCAGAAGAGCTCCGCCAAGGGCTTCGACCAGGTCGACGTCGCCGTCACCGCCGAGGCCCAGGACGACGTCGGCGACCGTATCGTCAAGACGCCCGAGCTGACCCAGGCGCTGCTGGAGCAGAGCGCGAAGGTGCCGGGCGCCGCGTCCGCCATCGGCGTCGTCAACGGCTTCACCGCCATCGCCGACAAGGGCGGCAAGCTCATCGGCGGTGGCTTCCAGTCGCAGGGCGGCAACTACTGGGGCGACAAGGACGCCCGGTACCCGCTCGCCACCGGACACGCGCCGAGCGGCGCCGACGAGGTCGTCATCGACTCCAGGACGGCCGAGCGGGCCGGGTACAAGGTCGGCGACACCGTACGGATCTCCGTCGACGGCCCCGTCCTCACCCCGAAGATCACCGGCATCTTCACCACCGACGACGGCAATGTCGCGGCCGGCGGCAGCCTCGCCCTGTTCGACACGGCGACCGCGCAGACGCTCTTCGGCAAGACCGGCACCTACGACGAGATCGACGTGCAGGCCGCCGCCGGGACCTCGCAGAGCGCGCTGAAGTCCGCCCTGGACACCGCCCTGCCGAAGGACAAGGTCGAGACCGTCACCGGCAGGCAACTCGCCGCCGACCAGGCCGAGATGATCTCCGCCTCGATGAGCGGGATGAAGCAGGGGCTGCTGGTCTTCGCCGGGATCGCGCTGTTCGTCGGCACCTTCATCATCGCCAACACCTTCACCATGCTGGTCGCCCAGCGCACCAAGGAACTCGCGCTGATGCGGGCCGTCGGCGCCTCCCGCCGGCAGGTCACGCGGTCGGTGCTGATCGAGGCGTTCGTCGTCGGCACGATCGCCGGGGTGACCGGTCTGGTCGCCGGCATCGGCATCGGGGCCGGGCTGCGCTCGCTGCTCGGGACGCTGGGGGCGACCGTCCCCGACGGGCCGCTCGTCGTCTCGCCCGGCACGATCGCCGCCGCCCTCGTCGTCGGCGTCGTCATCACCATGCTGGCGGCCTGGCTGCCCGGCCGCCGGGCCGCGAAGATCCCGCCGGTCGCCGCGATGAGCAGCGTGCACGCCACCGCGAGCACCAAGTCCCTGGTGCTGCGCAACACGCTGGGCGCGCTGTTCTCGGCGGCGGGCGTCGCCGTGGTCCTGGCCGCGACGACGATGAGCGGCTCCGACGGCCAGGCCCCCATGGGTCTCGGCGCGGTCCTGCTCATCATCGGCGTCTTCATCCTGACCCCGCTGCTGTCCCGCCCGCTGATCGCGGCCGCCGCGCCCGTCCTGCGGATCTTCGGGGTGTCCGGCAAGCTGGCCCGGCAGAACTCGGTGCGCAACCCCCGCCGTACGGCGGCCACGGCCTCCGCGCTGATGATCGGTCTGACCCTGATCACCGGTATGACGGTGATGGCGGGCAGCCTCCAGAAGTCCATCGACAAGATGGCGTCCTCCGCGATCAGGGCCGACTACGTCGTGTCGATGGCGAACGGCAACGAGCTCTCCGCCGACATCGACGAGAAGCTGAAGGCCACCGACGGGGTCACCGCCACCAGCCCGATGCGCAACGCCCCCGGCCGGATCGACGGCACGACCGAGTACCTCACCGGCGTCACCGGCTCCACCATCGGCGCTCTGACCGACCTCAAGGTCGACGACGGCTCCTTCAAGGTGGGCGGCGGACAGGTCGTCGTCGACGACGCCACCGCCGAGTCCCACGGCTGGAAGGCCGGTTCGTCCTTCACGGTGAACTACGAGGACGGCAAGAAGCAGCAGCTGACGGTCTCCGGGGTCTACAAGGGCAACGAGCTGATCGAGGGCATCCTGCTCGACAACGCCGCCCTCACCCCGCATCTGGCGGACCCGACCGACATGCGGGTCATGGTCAAGACGTCCGGCGGCACCTCGGACGGCACGAAGGACCGGCTGGAGAAGGCCCTCGGCTCCAACCCGGCCATCAAGGTCCAGAGCAAGAAGGACCTCTCCGACGAGGTCGCGAAGATGTTCACGCTGATGCTGAACATGCTCTACGGGCTGCTCGCGATGGCCGTGATCGTCGCGGTCCTCGGCGTCATCAACACCCTCGCGATGTCGGTCTTCGAGCGGTCCCAGGAGATCGGCATGCTGCGGGCCATCGGCCTGGACCGGCGCTCGGTCAAGCGGATGGTCCGGCTGGAGTCCCTGGTGATCTCGCTCTTCGGCGGGGTGCTCGGCATCGGCCTGGGCGTGTTCTTCGGCTGGGCCGCCGGTGAGCTGCTCGGCACCAGCATGCCGACGTACGAACTGGTCGTGCCGTGGGCCCGGATGGCCGTCTTCCTGTCGCTGGCCGCCGGGGTGGGCATCCTGGCCGCGCTGTGGCCGGCCCGGCGGGCGTCGCGCCTGAACATGCTGGCCGCGATCAAGTCCGAGTAG